The DNA region CGGCAATTGCGAATAGAGGTATTTCAGACGATCGTCACTGGGCAGATCCTGGACATGGTTTGGCCTATATTAATTTTAAATAAAGGGTTTCAGGGGTTTCCACCGTTACCACTATTAAAGAATGAACATATTCAGTACATCAACGCTTCGGTGCTAATTTTGATCACCTTTCAGGCATGCTCAAGTATATTGAACGCTCTGGATCGCCTATTATCATGAGTGTAAGCTCCCTTTCCTCGTAAGAAATAGTTGGAAACCACGGCGGTGCAGAAGTGaaatttttcttttttaCCAGGGAGACAAAGGAGTTGAAAAACGTTGTCCATGAACTCAGATAAGTCAACAAAGTCTATAGCCCCTTCGGCAAATTTCCCGTAAGTTAAAGTTCCTCGTGTCCGGTATGTTAAATGCTAACATCTTAGATTTTGGTATGGAGGTATGTATCACAACAAACTCGATTGATAACGGTGCAGGAGCGGCGTCGATGTTCGCATGTCTCTTTACCCATCCTCTGGATTTGGCCAAAGTCCGACTCCAGACGGCAAAGGTTCCTGGAGATAGTTTGGTGTCCCTAGCGTTTAAGATTATAAAAACAGAGGGAGTACTTGCAGCATATGCGGGGTTAACTGCGTCGCTGCTAAGACAGGCAACATATTCAACCGCACGGTTTGGTGTTTAtgagaagctgaaagaGATAATGACAGACCCCACTAGAGGTCAGGCATCCACTTTCCAATTACTTGCAGCATCTATGATAGCTGGTGCGGTTGGTGGTGTTGTTGGAAACCCTGCGGACGTCGTGAATATTCGAATGCAAAATGATAATAGTCTCCCGGAGTCTCAAAGAAGACATTACAAGCATGCATTGGATGGCTTACTAAAAATAACGAGAGAAGAAAACCTCACTGCCCTATTTAGGGGCCTTGGACCCAATTTGGCTCGAGGCATTCTGATGACAGCTTCGCAAGTTGTCTCTTACGACGTGGCCAAGAAActgcttgttgaaaacTTGAGCATGGACCCCAAAACTAAGGCAACCCATTTTTCTGCATCATTAATTGCCGGTTTAGTAGCAACCACTGTCTGCTCACCAGCAGATGTTCTGAAGACGAGAATTATGAACAGCTCAGGCACTGGTCAAAGCTCTTTCGGTATTCTCAAGGACGCTATATCTAGAGAAGGCTTGGGATTCATGTTCAGAGGGTGGACCCCTGCGTTCATTAGATTAGGACCACATACAATTTTGACTTTCATTGCTCTGGAAGAGTTGAGAAGGTTAAAGATTGGTCTTTAAGTATGTAAGTTCTAGTGCAAATTTGTAATTTAAAGACAAGACAATTATAACACATTGTTTGATTTGTTGCCACAAAAAGGTCATTTTAGTGTCTCGCCGAAGACGGCACATTTCCCTATGCTTCCATATCTCGAAATCCTTGTCAATGTTCGTAGATGGCGGATGTTTGTTGATAATAATAGGTTTTATATCACTTTCTTCATTTAATTTCTTAATTTGGGTTGTTTGAGCATCATCATATTGGCTGCGAATGTAACTTGGACTTATTCGTTTTGCTTTCCTTAGAAAGAAGGGCATGAACGACCTTCATTATTTTCGAATACTTTAACTAGGTTGATTTCGCGAGACTGCCTCAAAGTAGGGTAACAATTGAAAATATATATTGGGTGGCTAAATCTGTGGCGTTGGAAGTCAAACAGTAAGCTGGAAAGTCCATGAGTATTTCTTGACCCAATCTGAGAATCTCTGAACAAAAGAAAG from Ogataea parapolymorpha DL-1 chromosome V, whole genome shotgun sequence includes:
- a CDS encoding Mitochondrial dicarboxylate transporter: MNSDKSTKSIAPSANFPFWYGGAASMFACLFTHPLDLAKVRLQTAKVPGDSLVSLAFKIIKTEGVLAAYAGLTASLLRQATYSTARFGVYEKLKEIMTDPTRGQASTFQLLAASMIAGAVGGVVGNPADVVNIRMQNDNSLPESQRRHYKHALDGLLKITREENLTALFRGLGPNLARGILMTASQVVSYDVAKKLLVENLSMDPKTKATHFSASLIAGLVATTVCSPADVLKTRIMNSSGTGQSSFGILKDAISREGLGFMFRGWTPAFIRLGPHTILTFIALEELRRLKIGL